The genome window GTCTTGGCTCGTTTCTCCAATGTGTTTCCTTGCCATTTTCTCTTGTTCTCTCCTTTTCGGCTCGAATCGGGTGAAAAACGTTGCGACCGTGTAAAAACTTGGAACTgagaaagtttcaaaaagtACGTACGTGGAACGTACTTGATCGGTCCTCGATAACTTCACGAACGGTGAATGATAGTCGTTATGAAAATGATCGATTATCCGGACATTTCTGCTTCACTTTatctccttcttttctttcctttctattttttctctgTTTGCGCCGACTCGGCCACCGGAAGATAAGAACGAGAGgattaaaatggaaagaaacgaTTGTTCGATTTTGTCTCGCCACGCAGCGACAGGTTCGCATTGGCATGCTGCACGTAACTTAGCAGGAAGATAAAAATAGGCGACGACGAAGTACACGAGAAGTCGAACACGCTCTAGGCACGAACGAGTCAAACTCGTCCTTTCTAAGTCTCGAGCGTGCCTCGGGCCTCgaccttcttcttctttatttcactttatttgctcgtttcttattttaatttcattttgtacaatattttctttcgaaggGGAAAAGTGGATAAATCTCGATAGAAACCCCGTTGGCTCGTCAGTCGTCCGACTACGATTTGCAGTTTTAACTTTCGCGTCgacttaatttttttattactatctCCTCTTTCGTTCTCCGTTGACACCCTTTTACGTTCTTTCCTTGGCCATTGCTTTCCGTTGTCGTCTTTTCGCAAGATTTCGTTATCCGATAACCCAGCACCCACGCGTACACGCCCCCTTTACgtccctcttcttcctctttatcttccttctcctcctccttcttttaTCTTCCCCATGTCGCACGACAGCGGCCTGCACGAATTTCTACCGAGCTGAAGATCGAGGTAGATACATCTCCTTTTGAAAGTTGGTCGAGGGTCGAGGGCAAGTCGAAGGAGGTCCGCGTTTCACGTTTTCCTTCCTCACAtcccttcttcttttcttctgaCTTCTCTCGGGGTACTTAAACGGGGCCCGGAAGTGCCAAGGGGCCGGTTGTTAGATATTAATTGATTCCTAAGGCCACCAGAGTGATTATCTCCTTACAATCGTTAACTAACGTCTAACagtttgcattttttttttcttcctactTCTCctcactttttttcttttctttttttttttttttgttttcttttttctctcacGGTTAATGCGTCGCATGAGTCGTAAGTAAAATTCTCGTCTCCATCCTGCGttattgtttcctttttttgtattttttcattttaattcaacTCCGCCGTCTTTTCATTGGTCTTGCAAGACGGTCAACGATATAAAACGTTTCCACGGTGAGGCACTTTTGAGGCCCAAACCTAGCTCTTCCGAGTCCGACGAGTGTCACCGCTTTTGTTATCACAGGCACTCGTGGCAGGAATCGACCCCAACGTCGTTTCATCAAAATTTGGTATCGATAGGCAACAAGAATATCTTTCATCGCTATCCACGACTACTAATATATCACCTAACGATCGTTTCAATTTAGGCTATATAAATTAGAATGTATTACTCTTTCCTTCCCCTGTGGGTACTCTTAGCTACATTCTTAATGTTTGTCTGTTATTCGTCTCCCTCTTTTTTATTGTTCTGGCTCGCGATACAAGCTCATAGAGCTCACAGATTCATAGAATCGTTCTATAATAATGTAGTATCTTTCACGAACATCGGTTCTTTTCTACATGGACACGTTTTCGTATCCATCTATGCTCATATCGTGCGTTTCCTCTTGCAGTCAGAGGACGTCTTACCCGGATCCTCTTCTCGACACGTTCAGGTTCCGATTAATCTCGTCAGGCTCCACCTTTCCAGACCAGAAAGCATAACTGTCCTGATACAGGACTCGTCGGTATTCGTTTTCTGGCTTAATCGTTGCTACTTCATCACGCTTGTTCTCGAACACCATGATCGGCATTATCACGAGTTCTTGACCGGTTTCCGGCGTTGCTTTACTCGTATCGGTGACGGCATGCCGCCGTTTACCGCCGAATATAGAGCCAAACTTACTTCTTCCGGGTGAGACGACGCCACTTTTCGTATTTCGACGTTTTTCGTGCTTTGTACTTCGGACTCTAGTACCCATTCGTCTGGTTCGctgatagaaaataaaaggattGTAATACTTTGCGATAGTTGATGTGTGCATGTGTATAAACGAAAGGAAACGTCCAAACTACTTACATGTCTGGAGGGTACCACCGTAACAGGACTCTAGTCTTTCCGTCCATTTCTACTCTTCGAGCTAATACctacaaaaagaattattcgaataaaattatttgaatagaattattcgaattgaaaaataacttGGTCGATGAATCGCCAAAAACGGTCTACTTCTATCGGACGTACTTGACTAGTTAGGGCCATCGAATTTCCTGGTGTCTCCGCGAGACGACCTTGCGTCCTCGACTTTGCCAGTTGAAGTAACCTGTGCTGAAGACCCTCCATCACCCCGGAGTCGAAGTAATCGAAGAGTCTCGCTGTGGACGAAAAAGCGAACAGTGACGGAAACCGTAAAGAAAAAGCCGCGAAGATTGAGAAAACGTAAAAAAGACGATGTTTACCTGACCAAGGTTGTCGCCTGTATCGAAGTCTCTTGCCATTTCTTCTGACCAGTTTTCCTCCGCTTTCACAGCTTCGTCTGGCGTTGTTGTTGCTGGTTTCCGGTTGATTGAAGTGTCCGTTCACGTGCCTTTCGAGAGCGGTCTGCAAAAGGATTCGCTAATTAGAATCTAGAACGTGGGCACTTCCCAGGGAAAGCGTGGTCCTCGTGGTCCATAGAGAAGGATCATCTTCGGTTATCCAAAAATTTTGTATCCAAaagtaaattcaattttcgagATATCGCAGAGGTGCTTTGAGATCGATGTTCATGAAAGGATGAATGTACAAGTACGAAGGACCGATCGTACCGTGCAAAGACAGACAAATCTGGGTACGTCGGTAACCAGGGGATAATGAAAAGCACGATCCGTTTCACGAAACACAagacgaaacgaaagagaaaacaagATAAAGACAAATCCAGCCAGAGATTGCCGCGGGTGAACAGTTCTTAAAAACTGTCCCTGGAAAGTGCCCGCTTTTTGAAGACAGCGTCAACCATGTACGTACGCGCGAACACGCGTGGTAACGGTTAAGACAAAAGAAGACAGATTTCTTCAAGACACACACAGACCGATCGAACGAGGTGTGAATTGATGGAAAATCGGTAGATCGAAACTCGGACCAAGCGTctacgttaaaatattttctttggtTCTTAACCGGCACTGATTCGGTTGCGTTCTACATACATCGGTAACCAGAGGGAGTACGGTATTATTGAGATCGCGTCGCTTTCAGGATCAGCAACGAATACGTAGTCCCTCGTTTAGATACGGTATACATTACCCAACGTCAGCAACATCGAGCGACAACGacataggaaaaaaaaaaaaacatctcAGCATCTGCACTTGATCTGTACTTGAACGTTTGATCGTTGAACGCTTGATAAACAGGAAAAACAAGTTTCATTAGTTTTCACATCGCGATATTCGAAATCGGCttaaatttaacattatgaAATTCACCGTATACGATGACGGAAATAGGTTCTGGGATTCCTTGATACACAGGAGGAAAGGCAAAGTTAGAACAATCGACGACGGTTAGAAACGATAAGAGTACCCGAGGAAACGAAAAGTATCGAGTTTACGACGAGCCACGattttcgtggaaattttttattttcaatctgGTCTGCAGACCAGACGAGGCGTGAATGTCGATCGCAACGACGATTATATTAGTAGCGACGACGTTATAAGAACAAAAGAAGATTGCACGAAACAAATTTAACATTTGTACCATCGAAGTAAACCAGTCGGCGGTACACTTACGGTCGACCTACCTTCGATCGCATTTTTTGCCAGATAGGCAGAAACACagcgaaatatttatattaacgaTCGATGTATGGTCAGTACACAGATGAATGAAAAGTTTCGAATATCCGTCGTAACAACGATCCTCTTATTGGCACATTGCTACGACGAGAATGAAACAAGTTATTTAGCACGAGcaaatttcaagtttttatCGTCGAAGCAAACCAGTCGACGTACACTCACGATCGACTTACCTTGGATCACATTTTTTACCAGATGAACACAAATACAACGAAAGGACTTATGTTTACGatccattctttttttttttttttttgtcagaAACACAATGAAAACCAAATAATTAATACGGCGTGAAGCGCATGAATGGAGGAGGAGAAAGAGCACAGGATACAATGAAATTCACCAACATCCTTCGCGTATGAAAGAGATCGCTTCCAATGGTCGTCCAAATGAAAAAGGCGATGCTTGCGGCAACCATCGAATACGAGGCATTACCTGAGAGCTGAATCTGCTGCCACAGCCGTCGACTATACACCGGAAGGGCTTGTTGCCTCCGTGAGACAACACGTGTCGTTCCAGCCACCTTCGCGAACAGGAACTCCTCCCTTGCACCTTGCAGCCTTGCCATTGGCAGACGAAATTATCACCTCCGGTTTGCGTGTTGATGTGCGCTGCCTGAAACGTACCAGTTTGTCGATGAATAACATTTCCGAGCCAAGGACCGTAGTAGCACGGTGTCGCACGATGTTGCAACGAAATTATATCCAGCGGATACTCGGTAGCCACGTAGGTATTGCAATATCGATTACGCGACAAAAAAACATGGacgaaaaataacaaaaaagaaaaaaaaattgggaCTCGACGTTACGTGTGCTGTACACGGAGTAACAACAATGTGACAGAAAAGTGCGAAACGCGATACACGAGCTTCGCTAATTCCTGTGTACGATCAAGTTACTCATGGAACCGATCGATCGGATAAAAACGCTCTGCCTGCGGATGTTCTTCCTGATTCGAGCCGGCACCTATATAGCgggatattataaaaatgtcgtACCTGCAGATGTTCGAGTAGTTCTCCGCTCGATTCGAAGCTCTCCTCGCACTTGTCCCATCGACAGACTCCGCTATCCGTGGCCTGTTGTCTGTCTTTCTCCGGTTCTCTGGCGGGAAATCGTATGGTGGTCGGGGCAGAGAGTATCGGCGATAGGGATGGTTTCGATTCGCTGCTCCTCGaatcctcctcttcttcctccacGTCGTCCTCGTCCGCTGGACTCACCTGTCTCTCCTTGCTATCGTCCGTGTCCTCCGGTACGGACAACCTCGTTAATGGATCCTGGCTACTTTGAGATCTCAGCGAGCCCAGGATGCTTCCGCAACCGTTCGTCAGGTTATTGTTCTCGTTCACGTGCGGCTTCGACAGAATGCAACCTTTGAAGTCGAGAGCCGTGGCGTCGCTGCTGAGAGCAGGAGCCGGGGTCGAGGGTGGCGAGCTACTTTTCGCGTTCGAAGTTGCTTCCGACGTCAACCTATTTCATaacaacatatttaaaattcagacTGTGTTAATCGACATCGTTACTTCTACCTTCGTTGCCTGGATACCCTCGTTAACTGATACGTACGTACGGTCACTATGGAAAAGATTGCAGACAAGTGATACAAGAGAGATACTATTTTCCACGCTCCTCGTGTGAACCGTGCACCGTATACCAAGAGTATCAAGATACGCAACGATTTAGAAGAACAGGGGATTAAGCGTTGCTCGAAGAATTCGGCACGCTTGGAAGCGTACGATCGGCCTACCTGAGGGACGAGATTTTACAGCTCGGTATGTTCTTCAGTACGTCATTCGAGATGGGTAGGCTGGGCACCGGCTTCGTCAACTTCTTGTCCATCTTACCATTGGCCCTAGGTACGATCACCGGCGGTGGTTTCTTCGTAGGTGGAGGAGACATTGCCAAAGATCTAACTTCCCAATCGTTGGTCGAGGTCGTTCTTCCGTTTGGCGACACAGTACCTAGATACTTGGCCAGTCCACTTTTGTTCCTTTGCACCGTCGCTGGCCTCCGAAATTCCGACGAACTTTTCGCAACCAGCACCGACATGGTTTCGCTGTTCTTCTTGATCTATCGACACATATAGCAACACGCATGAATCAACGACGAAACATTTTGCTCCaattttctaacaatttcAAGGCTATGAGAAGAGATTCGAGCCTTTCATCGTCAGATCGCTGACGCTGAATCGCAGAATTTGTATAATCGGCGCTCGACGAGTTGTGTCTCGGCGAGGAAAATGCCTTCGTTTCGCCAGCATTGCGTGACGTTGAAACACATTTTCATCGAAGACACGACTCACGCCCAAAATCTTTCGTTATGCGTATTTCAAGGACAGTCGGTTCTCGATATCGGATATCGCAGAAATTGTATTACAGATATCGGacacgataaaaaatttaaaggaCAAATCTCGTTACCTTGGGTTGCTGAGGTTTGATCTGCGTCTTGAAGTATTCGGTGATCTTGCCCTGGGACTCGTGATGATGATGGGCGGCGTTAGACTTGCTGGTAGATTTGATGGTGCCTCGGAAGGTCGGGTCCGCGGCCCCGGACCTCGGGAGGGTGCCAGCTTCGGGCTCGCCCTTCAGCCTCTTGTAGGTCGAGCACGCGGTGGCCGCCAGTGGCGGGGTCCAGGGCCACTGGGGCCTGGTACTGATCTGCGAGGACGGCGCCAGCTTGGGTAGGGACGGAAGTGGACTGGCGGACGCGCCACGTATCGCTACCCCCTCGTCGCTGCTCGTGCTGCACGGGGAGCCTGGTTCCGTGATATCGCTGGTACCGCTGCTGCTGCACTCCCCGCAAGACACGGCAACGCCACTGAAAAAACGTTTCAACAAtgctaatttaaatatttgctgACTCGCACACGATTCTCGATACGATCTAATAACACAAATTTCGAGCATACTTCAGTCCATACGTCGCAAGACTGAGTTCCAAACTTTCAATTGGTACCGTTGCGCCATTAACGAGTTAAGGCTAGCTATTAagtaattttcgaattttattaccaATCTCTATTGCAGagattatacataataaataaaattgaacatcGTAAATCATAATCGTCATGTATAATCCGATAATACCGTCTCGAGAATTGACAAACGTAAGTTTCGATAAAACACGTTGATAGTACTATCTTGGAAACATAGTACGCTTTAGTTTTCTTTAGACGGTAGTTCGGACCTTACTTTAATAGAAACGTTATGTTATTAGTAGAaattataaactgttacgtatcGAGAGAATGTCTCCGAGATGTCGATTCTTACAAGATGTTCGCGATCGAGAAGAGTGGTTCGGTGTATACGTACATCAGGTTGAAAGAACGGTTCCGGGAGGTCGGGAACGGCTACCAGGGAAATTGCACGGTTACGGGGTAATGGTATTACAGCAGCGCAAACCTAATTACAGGGTCAGACATTGGCAATTGGCCCAGCGTTTGGGAAGGCCGCCAGTGCCACGAGCCGCTCGACTCGTTCATCCTCGTCGGTTCGGTGATTTGCgaggaacgaaggaaagaTTGCAGGAACCGGGAGGATTACAATTACAGCCGACCAAGTGTCTCGAAACGCTTCACTTTCTCGGAACGCCTTTCTCACCCGCCCATCGAGCTTCCGACGATTCCTCCAGAGTCTTTTACGACTCTCGAAAAACGCTGCTGTAATCCGGATAAAAATGTTTGGCGAATCGAGAAGAGAAGCCAAAAGAAACGAATCCGCGAAACAAACTGACGAAGTCGTGGCTCCATTAACGCGTGGCTGGAGCGCGCACGCGAATTCCTGATTAGTTCGCGAAACAGAAAACCTTCTCGGCTCGGTGCGTGCACCTGCGTTACGCGAACGCTATTGCAAAAGCAATCGTATCGCATGCAGGCGCGGTAGTTCACGTTTCGCCGTGAAAAAGAATGCTCGCTGGAACGAAGTTGGCGCTCTGTTCGAGCGAGGATTGAATTTACGCGCGCACGCAACGTCGCCGCTGTTCGTGCGGTTGCGAACGAAAACCGCCGGTATCTCTCTTACTCTATTTGCTATCGTCATGGTCGCTTCGTTAGCAATAAATCTACACAGCCGCGACTTTGAACGCTCTTGTTTTACATCGACGATTAATTTACCGCTGATCAACCGCCTCCTCCTGTTTACGAGGTAATTACAAAGTATATGGTGGCTGAGAACGGATCGCAGAGAGATTGCGCACGAGCTCTATGCAGCTACGGTTTCCTCCCTTCGTACACCTGCCACGCACCCACGATATCGATCATGCCCGATAGTCGATCGAACCTTTTACCAGCTCGCGACTGGTAATTACATCGCGCTCGAGCGAAACCGAACGTGTGCGTAATGCACGGTTTGATACGACGTTAACCAGCCAATTCTATGgtcgttttcaattttttcagcgttaatttatttatttatttatttatttaacaggCACAAAGTCATTTAGTGCTATCGATGGAAATAAATGGAACACGATACGGCGACGTTACGATTGTATGCAAAAGTATAATCCTGCGTATACATTGTGTCATTCATATGTAAGTAGATACTCGAAAAAAAGTCTTGAATAGGTATGATTGACACTTTCGACAATTGGGTTATGCGCGTATTACTCGCATCGAtcgaaatttccatttctcttccttctcgtAACAAAGAAGTCGTCTGACAGACGcgttcctttctctctttgctCTCGACGATACATAATAAAGGAATACCCTTTTCATAGCCGAGAAAACTGTCGCGCGGCAAATGGCACGCGCATAGCCTCGTTTAAAATCTTAGCTCGAACGAAACAACATTTTCGAGGAACACGGAACATCGACGAAAGGTTTGTAGTCGTTGGTTGAGCGAAGGCGCGGCTACAGTTGCACATAATTCAAGTTAACCGAGATATCGATCGGTTGTGACGGAGTTAATGCATTTCGTACTCCAGTTTTACGAGTCGCCGTGCTTATGCGGTCTTACACGACGACAAGCTCAAAAACGACTCGAGTCCAAAGAAACGAGTCGAGGATTGCGAGTAGCTGGATGTAGAAACGTAACGACCGTTCGCATGGTTCGCGTGATTTCTCGTGATTTCGCGCGTCTCGTCGCTGACCAGTGACCGAGacggcgtaaattctcgcggACGATAAAACGCGATCCTAGCTTCGACGGGGAAGGAGAAAGAGCAGACGAGGCGGGGAAGGAGAACGCGGTTCGCTCGGTCGGCTCGACTCGGTGCACGTTCGCGATGGTTTTCGCCACGGCGGATATTTTTGGAGGCGCGTTCGTGCCGGCCTGTCGACGTCAccggagaaagaaagacactgACCTTTCCACATTACGATTCCTTTCCGACATTGCGTTTACGCAACGACGCGCTCTGCCGGCCGAGGACCGGAGGCCAACCGAGAGAAACGGAGTCGCGCGGTCGTTCGTTAAACTCCCGGCCGGCTGCTGAATGACGGTCATTGTGCCATGAAACTCCTCCTTTTATCGATTCTCGAATCTCCTTCGACTCGAGAGAGCCCTCTTCAACGACCGGTCATCCACGTCGTTCATGATCGTTCTTCTACCTGTATAATCCCAACCCTAATTCTAACCCATTTCTAGTCGctacattctattaaaaatcataCTTCCCGCCTATCGAGTGAAAGTTTGCTCAACCGAGAATACTTTGCTATTATCCTAAGCGTTTCGCATTTCGTTTATGATCAATAAAGTACATTTAATAGCTTCGCTTACGATAAAACTGTTTCTTCGAATCTCACAGATCCTTTCTACTCTTGGCTACTCTtgactaaaaagaaatatttctttttagtcgTCATACAGCGACGGTCGACCGAAACATCaacaaaaatatacgtatcGCGTCCTCTCGTCATCTTACAAACGGATCTTATCGCGCAAATGAAACTTCTTGCACGTTGAAATCGTCTATAAACTCGACGATTGTGCGTGTCAAAATCTACGAGGGCGACGTCGAACAGTTTCCGACAACAAAATAGAGGAACAGTTCGTTCTCCTTCGAACGATCCAAAGAGCGGCAAGTTTTCGCCAATTTTTCGTGCGAGGCGTATCGCGTGCGATTCCGATCGAGAGATCTACGCAACGATAGAATCGCGAGGCAAAGTTCTCGTGGATCACGCTACGTCGATTATATTGTCCTTACAGGTGGCTCCTCCGCTCGGAGGTGCACCAAGGCTTCGACAACGCTCGCACACATATCCCCGGTGTTTCCATCTACCAACCCattcgctctctctctctctctctctctctctctctctctctctcttcgagTATTCACTCCGTTCTCTTATTTTCCTATACACCGTTCCGCCAATGTTATCGTCTCTCTTCGTTCGTCTTCGGTCGGTCTTCCTCTGTtgcacttttacgtactattTACCAGCGAAGTGCACGTTTCACTCTCAGGATCCCTTGTCCACTTTGCCGCCGCTCTTTTCCCTATCTTCGTTCTCCCCCGTTTCGTCTCGGTTTACCGAAACATCTGTTCCTCCTGCGAACAAGATAAACGCGAGTATTTCATGCATTTTCGCCTTCGACGAAAACGTGGAAACGCTCACGCGGCCTGTTGGCTCTTCGGGTTCTGTCAATTTCTCGATTCTTCCTTCTCTGTCGCTTGTGCGATCGAGCACCGAATCCAATGGCAGCGCGTGAAGAGATTTTCAAAACAACGGCGCTCGTGTCGCTTGACACCGTTCGCAGCACCATTTATGGAGTTCCTTTTGACAAGACAAAGCCTTttgtatatgtacacatacCTTTCACGAATTCCACAGGATCCATAGAACCGAGCGATTCTTTCTACAGAATAGTTCAAAAGTCGACCGTCTATAGTTACAGAAAGTAATAAGACAATTTCCGCTACAAGTTTTCTCCGTCGTTGCCCACTTATCAGAGAATTCATTCGGCCACTCCACCATTCTTTCCGCCCTTTCATCCTTCCAGCCTGAAGAACACCGTCGTTCCCTCCCGCCGCGTATCCACTCGTTTAGCCTTTCTCTCTCGCGTTCCTTAATTCTCTGTATGTCGTGGCCCCTCGCACGTAGCTCGTCACCCCTAAGTTTATCCGATATCTTCGTCACAGAAGCATCGCCTCTCGCTCTCTTTCGTGCTAAATAACTGCATCCCTCTCTAGTCTGCCTCCGCGCGTCTCTCGGACCCAAATTCTGTCCCGTTCCCTATCGCGCGCCTCTTCACCGACGTCCTCGTCCTGCTCTGGCCTCTTAGAATTCCGCTTCGTGCCTCTCTATCCCTCTTCGGGAAATCCATCCTTCTAATTCCTCCGCGTCCTTcgctctctccctttctcgaGCCTTCTATCGTTGCCTTTCTCGCTCTCCTTCCTTCgcctctctctcactctctctctctctcaccaTCAAACGTTCGTCTCTCGCTACTCACTCTCGCTAGCCTCGCGATCGACGcgtccctttctctctttgctCCTATCCCCCTCGCACCCTCGGGATTCATTCCCCTCTTTCTCACTCGCGCGAAGAGCTGGAAGTATCTTCTTCTCTGTTGTCCAGGTCGGTGCGCGTTCCTCCTCGACTCAGCTTTCCCTCTCTGTCCTGCCCTCAGACACTGCCTCTTCTTTATCAGCAGGCTCCACCAGCACCGACCAGCGATGGGAATGACGCTCTCGCACGCAGCTTTGTTTCGATCGATCACGATTCTCCTTTTACATTAGCGGATAgacgataatttttatttgcaacgTTACGACGACGATCGGAATTTAAAACCGCGCGCAGATCTTTGCTTGGTCGAATACGGCGCAAACTTATCGAGACGCGGATGATCCGCGGAAAGATATTTCTTTGCCAACTATCGTTACGTCGCTTTCAACGTTTCCGCGGATCCTTACGAATCTCTCCGTACCGTCTTTAACTATGCCCGCGGTTCGTTTCTAGCTTTTGGCGTgtgtaaaattattctttaataatttagctAGAGTTGCGATGTATCGAGGTCGCCAAACAAGGCCAAAAGATAATCATGCATTCTCGACGTCTGTTTGGTCGAAGGTTTCCGAACCTTATTTGTATCGGTCCCATCGCTAGCGCATGCGCGCGCACGTACACAAACGCACACGTTTCTCTATCCGTCTCCGTCGGTCGCAGGTCGGGAAAATGGTATTCGCACGAATGTCTCCTTCCTTGTCTCTATCGAGGACTCGCTATCTTTCCTCGTTGAACCTACGACGGCGGAAATGCATGCTCACCTAAATACCTCGAGTTATATTCACAACTAGAACCGACCGTGCAGACAAGCAACGACACCACGATTGCTCGCTCCTAGATCGAAAACGTTTCCCAAAACGTTTCTTTCCCCTTTCCCCTGTACGTACAGCCTCTTCTctttcaataaaaatgaacaGAGCTACGGTAGAAAATATCTTGTCGAATAAAACGGAAATGTTTAGAAATAGTTTCTACGTATAGAGAAACGTACA of Bombus pascuorum chromosome 6, iyBomPasc1.1, whole genome shotgun sequence contains these proteins:
- the LOC132908063 gene encoding dentin sialophosphoprotein — its product is MADGPSAEDAATDLGDSDSRLTRERHKREDASFSMTSLSTGQDIARRIHEDASVLDGHPHHRQQHQHRPPRRNCHTNPHLPRRHLGNPNNNSISNNNNNNNINNSSNNIGNLSNNNNHHHYQHYHRREHEDDQADGNERVSKNESGSGVGVDTMCVAPFTSPSREDYEENDDDDDDDDDDDDDDEDDEDEDEDEDDDDDDDEDEDEEEYNVEENGAKKGVSKKCCGLVRIDVIKTKNVIKVKNEESDSDNSNSSGNGSGNNNGSSSGSEGGAMTGHATRGGDNVGGGCSVGDGRRSRSAAFFDATVNSPNESASKMNECRVDDDNDEDGDGDEDEHRHHEHQEHALVEKVNRLGCDKSSSSSEAGIDEEDASGKTTDGIASDGSSSDGGSSGSGGAAAAAAVSGSGGGGAAGAAGVTANGLVAGRHQGSPFKGQVRMAEDTLVGPCGKKRCADRYDSSESSDSGVAVSCGECSSSGTSDITEPGSPCSTSSDEGVAIRGASASPLPSLPKLAPSSQISTRPQWPWTPPLAATACSTYKRLKGEPEAGTLPRSGAADPTFRGTIKSTSKSNAAHHHHESQGKITEYFKTQIKPQQPKIKKNSETMSVLVAKSSSEFRRPATVQRNKSGLAKYLGTVSPNGRTTSTNDWEVRSLAMSPPPTKKPPPVIVPRANGKMDKKLTKPVPSLPISNDVLKNIPSCKISSLRLTSEATSNAKSSSPPSTPAPALSSDATALDFKGCILSKPHVNENNNLTNGCGSILGSLRSQSSQDPLTRLSVPEDTDDSKERQVSPADEDDVEEEEEDSRSSESKPSLSPILSAPTTIRFPAREPEKDRQQATDSGVCRWDKCEESFESSGELLEHLQAAHINTQTGGDNFVCQWQGCKVQGRSSCSRRWLERHVLSHGGNKPFRCIVDGCGSRFSSQTALERHVNGHFNQPETSNNNARRSCESGGKLVRRNGKRLRYRRQPWSARLFDYFDSGVMEGLQHRLLQLAKSRTQGRLAETPGNSMALTSQVLARRVEMDGKTRVLLRWYPPDIEPDEWVLESEVQSTKNVEIRKVASSHPEEVSLALYSAVNGGMPSPIRVKQRRKPVKNS